A region of Rhodamnia argentea isolate NSW1041297 chromosome 9, ASM2092103v1, whole genome shotgun sequence DNA encodes the following proteins:
- the LOC115742865 gene encoding uncharacterized protein LOC115742865 has translation MAKVSPIKFKRVAAAFDEAARLCESSGSEHSPSSESFADLSDLVMSFMEREGKVEAEEDCDDEKLMKEECEGNNFDDCLSDSDESPARETLEEILATDYNGDEVKARIGAEVELACEFIGRDHVDMPSHDFKRRLMARLRERGIDAGLCKSRWEKTGRLPAGDYQYIDINVDDTRYIIEVSLAGEFEIARRTDGMASLLRLFPPIFIGRPEELKQVVRIMSTAIRQSLKKRDLLVPPWRKNGYMQNKWFSSYKRTTNRVPSADGKVISRDGPVAKHLIGFEASRVINDCFCREDFARKTRSRMTGNLTADFDGHDTSLHL, from the exons ATGGCCAAAGTATCGCCCATCAAGTTCAAGAGAGTAGCTGCCGCTTTCGACGAGGCGGCTCGCCTCTGCGAGAGCAGCGGGAGTGAGCACTCGCCGTCATCGGAGAGCTTCGCCGATCTCTCTGATCTGGTGATGTCGTTCatggagagagaaggaaaggtcGAAGCTGAAGAGGATTGTGATGATGAGAAGTTGATGAAGGAGGAGTGTGAGGGCAATAATTTCGATGATTGTCTGTCCGATTCCGATGAGTCGCCGGCCAGGGAGACGTTGGAGGAGATTCTCGCGACGGATTACAATGGTGACGAAGTGAAGGCGAGGATTGGAGCCGAAGTTGAGCTTGCTTGCGAGTTCATCGGGAGGGATCATGTGGATATGCCGTCGCATGATTTTAAGCGACGGTTAATGGCTCGTCTTCGCGAGAGAGGCATTGACGCCG GTCTCTGCAAATCTAGATGGGAGAAGACTGGGCGATTACCGGCCGGAGATTACCAATACATAGACATCAATGTAGACGATACTCGCTACATCATTGAGGTGTCCCTAGCAGGAGAATTCGAAATCGCTCGCCGGACCGATGGCATGGCTTCATTGCTCAGATTATTTCCTCCGATATTCATTGGCCGGCCCGAGGAGTTGAAGCAAGTGGTGAGGATAATGAGCACGGCGATAAGGCAGTCCTTGAAGAAGAGGGACTTGCTAGTGCCTCCATGGAGGAAAAATGGCTACATGCAGAACAAGTGGTTCAGCTCCTACAAGCGGACCACCAATAGGGTTCCGAGCGCAGACGGCAAAGTCATATCTCGGGACGGTCCAGTTGCAAAACATCTCATCGGATTCGAGGCCTCTAGAGTAATAAATGACTGTTTTTGTCGCGAGGATTTCGCCAGAAAGACTAGGTCGAGAA